In the Haloferula helveola genome, one interval contains:
- a CDS encoding efflux transporter outer membrane subunit: protein MSEFRWTVGLLVLLIPACTLAPPGSRMDEAGGAPGSWTATREGKAGIDDRWVDRFGDRKLSRLVAEGYESNRDLRAAAARVERAAAVAKGAGAAARPQVNAALDASRRGQNFIGLPVGGGGGVLSSITNTYGAQLNLSWEIDLWGKIRAGEQAALADLQSQGYAYRGARASLAAQIVRSWLLVAETNEQIALAEKVLKVRKDTAELVRGRFELAAGGQEASASQLRLAETDVATAEAALAQRKGDRDQAIRQLEILLGRYPSAELVGAAELPGLSSMPPSGLPSELLLRRPDILTAERQLAAAGKRIDEARRAFYPSFKLTAGGGQSTDQLQNIFDSDFGVWSIAGQVVQPILSGGQLKSQLEARNAEEREALANLQQTVLGGFGEVETALAADRFLAARAKSIEDAFELADESAKSAERDFSLGTGDVLTLLAAQSRRIELATQRVTLKRLRLDNRVNLHLALGGDYRI from the coding sequence GTGAGCGAGTTCAGATGGACGGTCGGCCTCTTGGTCCTGCTGATTCCGGCCTGCACGCTGGCTCCTCCGGGCAGCCGGATGGACGAGGCGGGCGGTGCGCCGGGGTCGTGGACCGCCACCCGTGAAGGGAAGGCCGGGATCGATGATCGCTGGGTGGATCGCTTCGGGGATCGCAAGCTCAGCCGTTTGGTCGCGGAAGGCTACGAGTCGAATCGCGACCTCCGGGCCGCGGCGGCGCGTGTCGAGCGTGCCGCGGCGGTCGCGAAAGGTGCCGGTGCGGCGGCTCGACCGCAGGTGAATGCCGCGCTTGATGCCAGCCGTCGGGGGCAGAATTTCATCGGCCTGCCGGTCGGAGGCGGTGGTGGCGTGCTGAGTTCGATCACCAACACCTATGGCGCGCAACTGAATCTTTCCTGGGAGATCGACCTGTGGGGCAAGATCCGCGCCGGCGAGCAGGCCGCGCTCGCCGACCTCCAGTCCCAAGGCTACGCCTATCGGGGCGCCCGTGCCTCGCTGGCGGCGCAGATCGTCCGCAGCTGGTTGCTGGTGGCGGAAACCAACGAGCAGATCGCCCTCGCCGAGAAGGTGCTGAAGGTCCGCAAGGATACCGCCGAGCTCGTTCGCGGACGTTTCGAGCTCGCTGCCGGCGGGCAGGAGGCGAGCGCGTCGCAGCTACGGTTGGCGGAGACGGATGTCGCCACGGCCGAGGCCGCGCTCGCGCAGCGGAAGGGAGATCGCGATCAGGCGATCCGGCAGTTGGAAATCCTGCTGGGCCGATATCCGTCGGCCGAGCTGGTCGGCGCGGCGGAGCTTCCGGGGCTTTCCTCGATGCCGCCGTCCGGATTGCCTTCCGAGCTTCTTTTGCGTCGGCCGGATATCCTGACGGCCGAGCGTCAGCTGGCGGCGGCGGGCAAGCGCATCGATGAGGCCCGCCGTGCGTTCTATCCGAGCTTCAAGCTGACGGCGGGTGGCGGCCAGAGTACGGACCAGCTGCAGAATATTTTCGACAGTGACTTCGGTGTCTGGTCGATCGCCGGACAGGTCGTCCAGCCGATCCTTTCGGGCGGGCAGTTGAAGTCCCAGCTTGAGGCGCGGAATGCCGAGGAGCGGGAGGCGCTGGCCAATCTCCAGCAGACGGTGCTGGGTGGTTTCGGTGAGGTCGAGACGGCGCTTGCGGCCGACCGGTTTCTCGCCGCGCGGGCGAAGTCGATCGAGGACGCCTTCGAGCTGGCTGATGAAAGTGCCAAATCGGCGGAGCGCGACTTCTCGCTCGGCACCGGCGATGTGCTCACCTTGCTGGCCGCGCAGAGCCGGCGGATCGAACTCGCGACCCAGCGGGTCACGCTCAAGCGGCTGCGTCTCGACAACCGTGTGAATCTTCATCTCGCCCTCGGAGGCGACTACCGGATCTGA
- a CDS encoding efflux RND transporter permease subunit — MEAAIRWFSRNHVAGNFLMLALLLAGFSTWFKLRKEIFPELAIDAVQVQIPYPNATPVEVERGVNVPVEEAVADLVGIKKIRSTAAQNVGVVSIEVETGYDVREVLDDVKSRVDAIDNFPDEAEKPLIEEIIAKSPVMSLAVTTDGPVDEKTLNRIAEQIRDDLLVYESPKPDTVMEWLAEKLSGKAKVSQIELAGTREYELSIEVSEERLRELGLSHGQIAQAVRQTSVDLPGGSIRTEGGELLLRALGKRFTADEFRSIPVAAREDGSEILLEDVATVIDAFEDVDLSTRFDGKPAVLVNVFRVGEEDTLRLVRLIDDYVAHADQRLPTGVHIAKWNDQSSYLQGRLDLLFRNAGLGLVLVLAVLALFLRPSLAFLVALGIPVSFAGGLWLMPHVDISINMISLFSFILVLGIVVDDAIVTGENVYSRIQRGEHPREASWKGTHEVGTVVVFGVLTTMVAFTPMLGLSGVSGKIWPNIPLIVIPTLAFSLLQSKFVLPAHLSLLAPHRKEKPSNPLFRLQRTIADGLERFVKKVYKPALDTCLRWRYVTGAAFLALLLATLGFVGGGHIKFNFFPDVEGDIVSAKFELSQGVPFSASQEVSQRLEDAAVRVASQIEAETGESILRHYLTSAGTQPFLTSISPTGPPKATHLGEVTLELIPAVERTTAASKFIDMWRKEAGKIPGLVELTMSSETAGGGNAIDLSLTGSDLDRLRAATEHVKEALGEYDGVVEISDSDREGKDELRLIRVTSAGRAAGLKLEDVARQVRDAFYGNEAQRLQRGRDEVKVMIRFPQSDRRQLDALEEMKIRTAAGEEIPFRQAVEYEFGRGSSVISRTDRRRSIKITADTVGETNGGEVAASLVEKTLSGLGARYPGVSFAFEGEQKDRADSVREIGTGFIGALVIMYVLIAIPLRSYWQPLIIMSVIPFGIIGAIGGHLVMGLNLSIMSMCGLVALAGVVVNDSLVLVDYVNRHRDDRPMREAAVAAGGKRFRAIMLTSLTTFAGLIPMVLETDMQARFLIPMAVSLGFGILFATVITLFLVPSIYLMLEDVQRLVRRIRGVRPVAVEPTAEPGAASS, encoded by the coding sequence ATGGAAGCTGCGATCAGATGGTTCAGCCGGAACCACGTGGCGGGCAACTTCCTGATGCTCGCCCTGCTGCTTGCCGGGTTCTCGACCTGGTTCAAGTTGCGGAAGGAGATCTTTCCGGAGCTCGCGATCGATGCGGTCCAGGTGCAGATCCCTTACCCGAATGCGACACCGGTCGAGGTCGAGCGCGGCGTGAACGTGCCGGTCGAGGAGGCCGTGGCGGATCTGGTCGGTATCAAGAAGATCCGCTCGACCGCCGCGCAGAATGTCGGGGTGGTGAGTATCGAGGTCGAGACCGGCTACGACGTTCGCGAAGTGCTCGACGATGTGAAGAGCCGGGTCGACGCGATCGATAACTTTCCCGATGAAGCCGAGAAGCCGCTGATCGAGGAGATCATCGCCAAGAGTCCGGTGATGAGTCTGGCGGTGACGACCGACGGTCCGGTGGACGAGAAGACGCTCAACCGGATCGCCGAGCAGATCCGTGACGACCTCTTGGTCTACGAGTCACCGAAACCCGACACGGTGATGGAGTGGCTGGCGGAGAAGCTTTCCGGCAAGGCGAAGGTTTCGCAGATCGAACTGGCGGGCACGCGGGAGTACGAGCTTTCGATCGAGGTCTCTGAGGAACGGCTGCGGGAGCTCGGTCTTTCCCACGGTCAGATTGCCCAGGCGGTCCGTCAGACGTCGGTCGACCTGCCGGGCGGATCGATCCGTACGGAAGGGGGCGAGCTGCTTCTCCGCGCCCTCGGCAAGCGATTCACCGCGGATGAATTCCGCAGCATCCCGGTGGCGGCACGGGAAGACGGATCGGAAATCCTCCTCGAGGATGTGGCGACGGTGATCGACGCTTTCGAGGATGTGGACTTGTCGACCCGCTTCGATGGCAAACCTGCGGTGCTGGTGAATGTCTTCCGGGTCGGTGAGGAGGATACGCTGCGGTTGGTGCGGTTGATCGATGACTACGTCGCGCATGCCGACCAGCGTCTGCCGACCGGAGTGCATATCGCGAAGTGGAATGACCAGAGCTCTTACCTCCAAGGCCGGCTCGACTTGCTGTTCCGCAATGCCGGGCTCGGTCTGGTTCTGGTGCTGGCGGTTCTCGCCCTGTTCCTCCGCCCGTCGCTCGCCTTTCTCGTCGCCCTCGGGATTCCGGTGTCGTTCGCCGGCGGCCTGTGGCTGATGCCGCACGTCGACATCTCGATCAACATGATCTCCCTGTTCTCGTTCATCCTGGTGCTCGGAATCGTGGTCGATGACGCGATCGTGACCGGGGAAAATGTGTACTCGCGGATCCAGCGCGGCGAGCATCCGCGCGAGGCGTCGTGGAAGGGAACTCACGAGGTGGGAACCGTGGTGGTCTTCGGCGTTCTGACGACCATGGTCGCCTTCACTCCGATGCTCGGCCTCAGCGGGGTCAGCGGCAAGATCTGGCCGAACATCCCGCTGATCGTCATTCCGACACTCGCGTTCTCGCTGCTCCAGTCGAAGTTCGTCCTGCCCGCGCACCTTTCGTTGCTGGCGCCCCATCGGAAGGAGAAGCCGAGCAATCCGCTTTTCCGTCTCCAACGGACCATTGCCGACGGTCTCGAGCGCTTCGTGAAGAAGGTTTACAAGCCGGCCCTCGATACGTGCCTGCGCTGGCGCTACGTGACCGGAGCCGCATTCCTGGCGCTGCTGCTGGCCACGCTCGGCTTCGTGGGCGGCGGTCACATCAAGTTCAACTTCTTCCCCGATGTCGAAGGCGACATCGTCTCGGCCAAGTTCGAGCTGAGCCAGGGGGTGCCGTTCAGCGCGTCGCAGGAGGTGTCGCAGCGTCTCGAGGATGCCGCCGTCCGGGTGGCGTCGCAGATCGAGGCGGAAACCGGCGAGTCGATCCTTCGCCACTACCTGACCAGTGCGGGCACACAGCCGTTCCTGACCAGTATTTCGCCCACCGGTCCGCCCAAGGCGACCCATCTCGGCGAGGTGACCTTGGAGTTGATTCCCGCGGTCGAAAGGACCACGGCGGCGTCGAAGTTCATCGACATGTGGCGCAAGGAGGCCGGGAAGATTCCCGGGCTGGTCGAGCTGACCATGAGCTCGGAAACCGCGGGTGGCGGGAACGCGATCGACCTGTCGCTCACGGGCTCGGATCTCGACCGGCTGCGTGCCGCGACCGAGCACGTCAAGGAGGCGCTTGGCGAATATGATGGAGTGGTTGAAATCTCCGACTCGGACCGCGAGGGCAAGGACGAGCTGCGGCTGATCCGCGTGACATCCGCCGGCCGGGCGGCCGGGCTGAAACTCGAGGATGTCGCCCGCCAGGTGCGCGACGCGTTCTACGGAAACGAGGCCCAGCGTCTGCAGCGCGGTCGCGACGAGGTGAAGGTGATGATCCGCTTTCCGCAGAGCGACCGGCGCCAGCTCGATGCGCTGGAGGAGATGAAGATCCGGACCGCGGCGGGCGAGGAGATCCCGTTCCGCCAGGCGGTCGAGTATGAATTCGGCCGAGGCTCCTCGGTGATCAGCCGGACGGACCGGCGCCGGTCGATCAAAATTACGGCAGATACCGTAGGTGAGACGAATGGAGGCGAGGTCGCGGCTTCGTTGGTGGAGAAGACCCTGTCCGGGCTCGGTGCTCGCTATCCCGGTGTCAGCTTTGCCTTCGAGGGCGAACAGAAGGACCGGGCCGACAGTGTCCGTGAAATCGGCACCGGATTCATCGGCGCGCTGGTGATCATGTACGTCCTGATCGCGATTCCGCTGCGCTCCTACTGGCAGCCGCTGATCATCATGTCGGTCATTCCCTTCGGCATCATCGGTGCGATCGGCGGTCACCTGGTGATGGGGCTGAACTTGTCGATCATGTCGATGTGCGGATTGGTCGCGCTGGCCGGGGTGGTCGTGAACGACTCCCTGGTGCTGGTCGACTACGTGAACCGCCATCGCGACGACCGCCCGATGCGCGAGGCCGCGGTGGCCGCCGGTGGCAAACGCTTCCGCGCGATCATGCTGACCTCCCTGACGACCTTCGCCGGTCTGATTCCGATGGTGCTTGAGACCGACATGCAGGCCCGCTTTCTGATTCCGATGGCGGTATCGCTCGGTTTCGGGATCCTTTTCGCGACGGTGATCACGCTGTTCCTGGTCCCCAGCATCTACCTGATGCTCGAGGACGTGCAGCGGCTGGTCCGGCGGATTCGGGGAGTCCGGCCGGTGGCGGTGGAACCGACTGCGGAACCGGGTGCCGCGAGCTCGTGA
- a CDS encoding CAAX prenyl protease-related protein, translating to MAADPPAPKSGSSADRLRLEEPSLWIRRQVVPFAIFMLFLMLLSAAGSFFKVDLPSQPWWRRAPEYWIYPLQTIACLVVLVRWWKSYEFNWSLKWVLIGACFGAVGIGFWLLPTYLYDSLGLQSEGWWNWLGLASRRDGFNPAEHFEEGGAAYWFALVMRFVRAAVVVALVEEIFWRSFLMRMVLDFDGDYWKQPFGKPSWLSFLVVTGLFVLAHLPVDYAGALIYGSLTYALCVWSRNLGACVVMHFVANLLMGLYAVGFGKYGLW from the coding sequence ATGGCGGCCGACCCACCAGCTCCGAAGTCCGGTTCCTCGGCGGACCGGCTGCGACTGGAAGAGCCGTCGCTTTGGATCCGGCGGCAGGTGGTGCCGTTCGCGATCTTCATGTTGTTCCTGATGCTGCTGTCGGCAGCGGGCAGCTTCTTCAAGGTCGACCTGCCGAGCCAGCCGTGGTGGCGCAGGGCACCGGAGTACTGGATCTATCCACTGCAGACGATCGCATGCCTTGTCGTGCTGGTGCGTTGGTGGAAAAGCTACGAGTTCAACTGGTCGCTGAAATGGGTGCTCATCGGAGCGTGCTTCGGCGCGGTGGGTATCGGCTTCTGGCTGCTGCCGACTTACCTTTACGACTCGCTCGGTCTTCAGAGCGAGGGGTGGTGGAATTGGCTCGGTCTGGCCTCGCGGCGCGACGGCTTCAATCCGGCGGAGCATTTTGAAGAGGGCGGCGCTGCCTACTGGTTCGCGCTGGTGATGCGCTTTGTCCGTGCGGCGGTCGTCGTCGCCTTGGTCGAGGAGATCTTCTGGCGATCGTTCCTGATGCGGATGGTCCTCGATTTCGATGGCGACTATTGGAAGCAACCCTTCGGCAAGCCGTCGTGGCTTTCGTTTCTCGTCGTGACCGGACTGTTCGTGCTCGCCCACCTCCCGGTCGATTACGCCGGAGCGCTCATCTATGGCTCTCTGACCTACGCTCTCTGCGTCTGGTCGCGGAATCTCGGGGCCTGCGTGGTGATGCACTTCGTGGCCAATTTGCTGATGGGACTCTACGCGGTGGGCTTCGGCAAATACGGGCTCTGGTAA
- a CDS encoding MotA/TolQ/ExbB proton channel family protein — protein MPTELFTPSGLLERGGPIIWLQLGLAFFGAVFVVERLFFFHRARINVGDLLVGLSNHARRKAYAEALHEAARSPGPVARVAHAILLRHHMKRSDLRDVAQEAGQLEVPRIEKNVRAILAVALIAPLTGMLGTVLGLTEMFQELGDSGQAVSSVKLSEGVFQSLVTTGFGLIVAIPAYLFYLYFLGRAKRLFHRIERTGIEMVNIICDARAETGIVSIRDEMETRKDRSGRG, from the coding sequence ATGCCGACCGAGCTGTTCACCCCCTCAGGCCTCCTGGAGCGAGGCGGGCCGATCATCTGGCTGCAACTCGGGTTGGCGTTCTTCGGAGCGGTTTTCGTCGTCGAGCGCCTGTTTTTCTTCCACCGCGCGCGGATCAACGTCGGTGACCTGCTGGTGGGGCTCTCGAACCACGCCCGCCGCAAGGCCTACGCGGAGGCGCTGCACGAGGCCGCCCGCTCGCCCGGTCCGGTGGCCCGGGTGGCCCACGCGATCCTGCTGCGGCACCACATGAAGCGCTCGGACCTGCGCGACGTCGCCCAGGAAGCCGGACAGCTCGAGGTGCCGCGGATCGAGAAGAATGTGCGGGCGATCCTCGCGGTCGCGCTGATCGCTCCGCTGACCGGGATGCTCGGGACGGTCCTCGGTCTGACCGAAATGTTTCAGGAACTCGGCGACAGCGGCCAGGCGGTTTCCTCCGTGAAGCTGTCCGAGGGCGTGTTCCAGTCGCTGGTGACGACCGGCTTCGGACTGATCGTCGCCATACCGGCGTATCTCTTCTACCTGTATTTCCTCGGCCGGGCGAAGCGTCTCTTCCACCGCATCGAGCGGACGGGAATCGAAATGGTGAACATCATCTGCGACGCGCGGGCCGAGACCGGCATCGTGTCGATCCGCGATGAAATGGAGACCCGCAAGGACCGGAGCGGCAGGGGATGA
- a CDS encoding TetR/AcrR family transcriptional regulator, which produces MSFQEPFRLNERLNQSFDTMISLPSFTRMSSTKTRVESGAATRQRLLDAAEDLFSERGFERVSVRDITEKADANVAAVNYHFGNREGLVEQVMARYINPINEERVARLDVLERRSGSKPVPLEELLDAFVRPFATQVRRSELSERMFYKLMGRIFGDEMPRLPDVVLRGFEVMLGRFRKAFAKALPEVSSEELLWRIHFTVGAMIHTMAHSETLNHLSNGDSGQPSMEVTLSRFIRYAAAGMREGVQIAEVAKPKGNQDEFLF; this is translated from the coding sequence TTGAGTTTCCAAGAACCGTTTCGTTTAAATGAAAGATTGAATCAATCGTTTGACACGATGATTTCGCTCCCTAGCTTCACGCGCATGAGCTCGACGAAAACGAGGGTGGAGAGTGGTGCGGCAACGCGCCAACGCTTGTTGGATGCTGCGGAGGATCTGTTTTCCGAACGGGGGTTTGAGAGGGTTTCGGTGCGTGACATCACCGAAAAGGCGGACGCCAACGTGGCGGCGGTGAACTACCATTTCGGCAATCGCGAGGGGTTGGTGGAGCAGGTGATGGCTCGCTACATCAATCCGATCAATGAGGAGCGGGTGGCGCGACTGGATGTCTTGGAGCGTCGATCGGGAAGCAAGCCGGTGCCGCTCGAAGAGTTGCTCGACGCCTTCGTTCGGCCGTTTGCGACCCAGGTCCGGCGCAGCGAGTTGTCGGAACGGATGTTTTACAAGCTGATGGGGCGGATTTTCGGGGACGAGATGCCCCGATTGCCGGACGTGGTGTTGCGGGGTTTCGAGGTCATGCTCGGGCGTTTCCGCAAGGCCTTCGCGAAGGCGCTTCCCGAGGTCTCGTCCGAGGAGTTGCTGTGGCGGATTCACTTCACCGTGGGGGCGATGATTCACACCATGGCGCACTCGGAAACGCTCAATCACCTGTCGAATGGTGACTCCGGCCAGCCTTCGATGGAGGTGACCTTGTCCCGCTTCATCCGCTACGCCGCTGCCGGTATGCGAGAGGGAGTTCAAATAGCAGAAGTTGCTAAGCCCAAAGGTAATCAAGACGAATTTCTGTTTTGA
- a CDS encoding efflux RND transporter periplasmic adaptor subunit has translation MNDESTETPEQEEAERKGAIHAVTSFVVALLIVLAGAGIMIFFVVNKVKVDPEAREDSDPTVAVSPVEVVDHEVKLKTQGVVISRQEVVLSSEVGGKVVFVSPELVEGGKVVKGEVLARVDDANYLAAVEAAKAAVADAELMLEQEEAKKMQAQRDWEKLGQGKAPPLVRREPQIRSAKARVASAESELARAERDLKRTTIVAPFDGRVRRADIEIGALVSPGSRVAEIFADQNLEVRLPFPLRDFGFLQDGVRPEFELTATIGAETRSWPAVLDRIEGEVERATLSGYGIAKVLPAEGTGDYPPVGLFVDAVVPAGTLENVVEVPREVVRGRDDVWVVNDGELWKRQPEVLRSEREFLITRGGFEPGDQLVRTRLEAPLDGMKVEVKTTEAESAEGAPKEAMVEPESAR, from the coding sequence ATGAACGACGAATCGACCGAAACACCCGAGCAGGAGGAAGCCGAACGCAAGGGCGCGATCCACGCTGTCACTTCGTTCGTTGTGGCACTCCTGATCGTCCTCGCGGGGGCGGGGATCATGATCTTCTTCGTGGTGAACAAGGTGAAGGTGGATCCGGAGGCCCGGGAGGATTCGGACCCTACGGTTGCTGTCTCACCGGTCGAGGTGGTGGATCATGAGGTGAAGCTCAAGACGCAGGGGGTCGTGATCAGCCGGCAGGAGGTGGTGCTGTCGAGCGAGGTCGGTGGGAAAGTGGTCTTTGTTTCCCCTGAGCTCGTCGAGGGAGGAAAGGTCGTTAAGGGTGAGGTGCTCGCCCGGGTCGATGACGCCAACTACCTCGCGGCGGTCGAGGCGGCCAAGGCGGCGGTGGCTGATGCCGAACTCATGCTCGAGCAGGAGGAGGCGAAGAAGATGCAAGCCCAGCGTGACTGGGAGAAACTGGGTCAGGGAAAGGCTCCGCCGTTGGTCAGACGCGAGCCGCAGATTCGCAGTGCCAAGGCGCGGGTGGCCTCCGCCGAGTCCGAACTCGCACGCGCGGAGCGGGATCTGAAGCGGACCACCATCGTGGCGCCTTTCGACGGCCGGGTGAGGCGGGCCGACATCGAGATCGGCGCGTTGGTCTCACCGGGTTCGCGGGTGGCGGAGATCTTTGCCGACCAGAATCTGGAGGTCCGGCTGCCGTTTCCGCTGCGGGACTTCGGATTCCTGCAGGATGGAGTCCGGCCGGAGTTCGAGCTGACCGCCACCATCGGGGCCGAGACGCGTTCGTGGCCGGCCGTCCTCGACCGGATCGAAGGCGAGGTCGAGCGTGCGACCCTTTCGGGCTACGGCATCGCAAAAGTGCTGCCGGCTGAGGGCACGGGAGATTATCCGCCCGTCGGTCTTTTTGTGGATGCGGTCGTGCCTGCGGGGACGCTGGAGAATGTGGTCGAGGTACCGCGTGAGGTAGTACGGGGACGCGACGACGTATGGGTGGTGAACGATGGTGAGCTGTGGAAGCGCCAGCCGGAAGTCCTTCGTTCCGAGCGTGAATTCCTGATCACCCGTGGCGGGTTCGAGCCGGGAGACCAGCTCGTCCGCACGCGTCTTGAAGCGCCGCTCGACGGAATGAAAGTGGAGGTGAAAACCACCGAAGCCGAGTCTGCCGAAGGCGCTCCGAAAGAGGCCATGGTTGAGCCCGAATCCGCCCGCTGA
- a CDS encoding aminotransferase class I/II-fold pyridoxal phosphate-dependent enzyme has translation MNYEDKIARQVAAIPRSGIRDFFELVQGREGIISLGVGEPDFVTPWHIREAAIYSLEKGQTSYTSNLGLLSLRRAISEYVSDFFEVDYDPATEVLVTVGVSEAIDLALRALLNPGEEVIYHEPCYVSYSPSIVMAYGSAVAVETTKEDGFSLKPEALAAAITPKSRVVMLNFPTNPTGATASREDLEGIAKLCVEHDLMVLSDEIYSELRYDADDAHVSIASLPGMRERTVLLHGFSKAFAMTGFRLGYACAPQPVIEAMMKIHQYSMLCAPITSQVAAVEALQNGQGAVLKMRESYHQRRDFLVKRLNAMGLDCHTPGGAFYVFPDIRKTGLTSKDFAMRLLEEEGVAAVPGTAFGPSGEGFLRCCYATAFDDLRKAMDKMEAFVGRL, from the coding sequence ATGAATTACGAGGACAAGATCGCCCGGCAGGTCGCGGCCATTCCCAGATCGGGGATCCGCGACTTCTTCGAGCTGGTGCAGGGACGCGAGGGGATCATTTCCCTCGGCGTCGGCGAACCGGATTTCGTGACTCCATGGCACATTCGGGAAGCCGCGATCTACTCGCTTGAAAAAGGTCAGACGAGCTACACGTCGAATCTCGGCCTGCTCTCGCTGCGTCGGGCGATTTCGGAATACGTGAGCGACTTCTTCGAGGTCGACTACGATCCGGCGACCGAGGTGCTGGTGACCGTCGGCGTCTCGGAGGCGATCGATCTCGCTTTGCGTGCGCTGCTGAATCCCGGCGAGGAGGTGATCTACCACGAGCCGTGCTACGTCTCGTACTCGCCGAGCATCGTCATGGCCTACGGCTCTGCCGTCGCGGTCGAGACGACCAAGGAGGACGGCTTCTCTTTGAAACCCGAGGCGCTGGCCGCAGCGATCACGCCGAAGAGTCGCGTGGTGATGCTGAATTTCCCGACCAACCCGACCGGGGCTACGGCAAGCCGTGAGGATCTCGAAGGAATCGCCAAGCTCTGCGTCGAGCACGACCTGATGGTCCTCAGCGACGAGATCTACAGCGAACTCCGCTACGATGCCGACGACGCGCACGTGTCGATCGCATCGCTTCCGGGCATGCGCGAGCGCACGGTGCTGCTTCACGGGTTTTCGAAAGCTTTCGCGATGACCGGCTTCCGACTCGGTTACGCCTGTGCGCCGCAGCCGGTGATCGAGGCGATGATGAAGATTCACCAGTACTCGATGCTGTGTGCTCCGATCACCAGCCAGGTGGCGGCGGTGGAGGCTTTGCAGAACGGCCAGGGCGCGGTTCTGAAAATGCGCGAGAGCTATCATCAGCGTCGCGACTTCCTGGTGAAGCGATTGAACGCGATGGGACTCGATTGCCACACGCCCGGAGGCGCCTTCTACGTCTTCCCGGACATTCGGAAGACCGGGCTGACGAGCAAGGACTTCGCGATGCGCCTGTTGGAGGAAGAGGGAGTCGCGGCAGTGCCGGGAACGGCTTTCGGTCCCTCGGGCGAGGGGTTCCTCCGTTGCTGCTACGCGACCGCCTTCGACGACCTGCGGAAGGCGATGGACAAGATGGAGGCCTTTGTCGGCCGGCTCTGA
- a CDS encoding ExbD/TolR family protein, which produces MKLVGTLPERVGFLHAVPIFDLFALLLVALLLGQSFMSQSGVQVELPVSRYQIARLSDASTITLTPGNPPVLWLEREQVSEKELLERLKQIRAETSGIPNVCIRSDQSISSEYERRVAEEALQAGFRVYLVGKSLGKE; this is translated from the coding sequence ATGAAGCTCGTCGGGACATTGCCTGAGCGCGTCGGATTCCTGCATGCGGTTCCGATCTTCGACCTGTTCGCGTTGCTGCTGGTCGCGTTGCTTCTCGGCCAGTCGTTCATGAGCCAGTCGGGAGTGCAGGTGGAGCTTCCCGTTTCGCGCTACCAGATCGCGCGACTTTCGGATGCGAGCACCATCACGCTGACACCCGGCAATCCGCCCGTGCTCTGGCTGGAGCGGGAGCAGGTCAGCGAGAAGGAACTGCTCGAGCGCCTGAAGCAGATCCGGGCCGAGACGTCCGGCATTCCGAATGTCTGCATCCGTTCGGATCAATCGATTTCATCGGAGTACGAGCGACGGGTCGCGGAGGAAGCCCTGCAGGCCGGGTTCCGCGTGTATCTTGTCGGGAAATCCCTGGGTAAGGAGTGA